One segment of Drosophila mauritiana strain mau12 chromosome 3R, ASM438214v1, whole genome shotgun sequence DNA contains the following:
- the LOC117145978 gene encoding serine/threonine-protein phosphatase 2A 56 kDa regulatory subunit epsilon isoform encodes MSSGTFVDRIDPFAKRSLKKKGKKSQGSSRYRNSQDVELQQLPPLKADCSSLEQEELFIRKLRQCCVSFDFMDPVTDLKGKEIKRAALNDLSTYITHGRGVLTEPVYPEIIRMISCNLFRTLPPSENPDFDPEEDDPTLEASWPHLQLVYEVFLRFLESQDFQATIGKRVIDQKFVLQLLELFDSEDPRERDFLKTVLHRIYGKFLGLRAFIRKQINNIFLRFIYETEHFNGVGELLEILGSIINGFALPLKAEHKQFLVKVLLPLHKVKCLSLYHAQLAYCIVQFLEKDPFLTEPVVRGLLKFWPKTCSQKEVMFLGEIEEILDVIDPPQFVKIQEPLFRQIAKCVSSPHFQVAERALYLWNNEYAMSLIEENNAVIMPIMFPALYRISKEHWNQTIVALVYNVLKTFMEMNSKLFDELTSSYKAERQKEKKRERDREELWKKLHELESNRSSGRTAGGSATTSNSAASAASTSLQPPSSAGLNSHQQQSNSGSSGSLSSGGAGGDNNPATTNAKIKQDKADN; translated from the exons ATGTCATCGGGCACGTTTGTGGATCGAATCGACCCGTTCGCCAAACGTTCGCTCAAGAAGAAGGGTAAAAAGAGTCAAGGTTCCTCGCGCTACAGAAATTCTCAGGATGTTGAGCTGCAGCAATTGCCGCCATTGAAAG CTGATTGCTCCAGCCTAGAACAGGAGGAGCTGTTCATAAGGAAGCTGCGCCAGTGTTGCGTGTCCTTTGACTTTATGGATCCCGTGACGGACTTGAAGGGCAAGGAGATCAAACGGGCCGCGCTCAATGACCTATCCACCTATATAACACATGGGCGCGGTGTGCTTACGGAACCGGTTTATCCGGAAATAATTCGTATG ATTTCATGCAACCTATTTCGAACGTTGCCGCCCAGTGAGAACCCTGATTTCGATCCCGAGGAGGATGATCCGACACTGGAGGCGTCCTGGCCACACCTCCAGCTGGTGTACGAGGTCTTTTTGCGGTTCCTGGAGTCGCAGGATTTCCAAGCAACTATCGGCAAGCGTGTGATCGATCAAAAGTTTGTCTTGCAG CTTTTGGAACTTTTCGACTCGGAGGATCCCAGGGAGCGGGACTTTCTGAAGACGGTGTTGCATCGCATATACGGAAAATTCTTGGGACTGCGGGCTTTTATACGAAAACAGATTAACAACATATTCTTGCGATTCATTTACGAAACGGAGCACTTTAATGGAGTCGGTGAGCTCTTGGAAATCCTTGGCAG TATCATCAACGGATTCGCCTTGCCCCTGAAGGCCGAACACAAACAGTTTCTGGTTAAGGTCCTATTGCCACTGCACAAAGTCAAATGCCTGTCGCTCTACCACGCTCAACTGGCGTATTGCATTGTACAATTCCTAGAGAAGGATCCATTCCTTACCGAACCGGTGGTGCGTGGCCTGCTGAAGTTCTGGCCCAAGACGTGTTCCCAGAAGGAGGTCATGTTCCTGGGCGAGATTGAGGAGATCCTCGACGTGATCGATCCGCCGCAGTTCGTCAAGATTCAGGAGCCACTGTTCCGTCAGATTGCAAAATGCGTGTCGAGTCCACATTTTCAG GTTGCTGAGCGAGCTCTTTATCTGTGGAACAATGAGTACGCCATGTCGCTAATCGAGGAGAACAACGCGGTCATCATGCCGATCATGTTCCCGGCACTATACCGCATCAGCAAGGAGCACTGGAATCAAACCATCGTGGCGCTCGTATACAACGTTTTGAAGACGTTCATGGAGATGAATTCGAAACTGTTCGACGAGCTTACCTCCAGCTACAAGGCGGAGCGGCAAAA GGAAAAGAAACGTGAGCGTGACCGCGAGGAGCTGTGGAAGAAACTGCACGAACTCGAATCCAATCGTTCTAGTGGGCGCACCGCCGGCGGCAGCGCCACGACATCGAACAGCGCAGCTTCCGCGGCGTCAACGTCCCTGCAGCCACCCAGCTCCGCTGGCCTGAACTCTCATCAGCAGCAGTCGAATAGCGGCAGCAGCGGTAGCCTGTCCAGCGGCGGTGCCGGCGGCGACAATAATCCTGCGACCACAAATGCGAAAATCAAACAGGATAAGGCGGACAACTAA